The Elusimicrobiota bacterium DNA window CCTAAAAAAAATGCGGGGGAAAATAGATCCGCAAATTTCAAAATGTCATATTTTTTCTTTCGCAAATAAAAGAAAACGGCAATAAAAGCTGTAACCACGCCGCCGTAAAGCACAAGGCCGCCGGACCAAATGAAAAATATTTCCAGGAGGTTGCTTCTATAGAATCCCCAGTTCAGCGCGACATAGATGGCCCTGGCGCCTATTAAACCGCTTAGAAGAATATAGAGCCCCAGGTCTAATATGGTTTCTACGCTTAACGCTTGTTTTGCGGCCTGCCTGCTCAAATAGTAAATAGCTGCTGCAAATCCCAGGGCTACAAAAAATCCATAAGTTTTAATTGACAAAGGGCCTAAATTGAAAAGTTCAGGGCACATAATTGTTAAGATTTCCTTTTAATAAAAAAAGAAATGAAAAGTATTGCGCCGCCGATTGAAATGGACGAATCTGCGACATTAAAAACGGGGAAAAAATGGAAATCAATAAAATCTATTACATTTCCCAGAAAAATTCTGTCTATCAGGTTTCCAAAAGCTCCGGCAAAAACCAGTGTAATTGCAATTTCAGCCGCTCGACCGCCAAATTCAATAAGTTTATTGTAATAAATGATGAAACAGGCGAGTATGGCGATCATAATAAAAATGAATGCAACATTTGAATAAGCCTGGTTCTGAAAAAAACCCCACGCCATGCCGGTATTATGTATATAGGTCAAGGATAGAAAGGATGTGACCGGTTTTGACTGGTAGAGGAAAAAGTTTTTTCTTATAAAAAACTTGGTTAGCTGATCAAGAATGACAATAAGAAGAATAACGGGACAGCTATATTTCAAATGTTTCATTAATTATAATTATATCTTAATTTACGGGTTAAGGCAATATTACCCTCTTT harbors:
- the lspA gene encoding signal peptidase II, whose protein sequence is MKHLKYSCPVILLIVILDQLTKFFIRKNFFLYQSKPVTSFLSLTYIHNTGMAWGFFQNQAYSNVAFIFIMIAILACFIIYYNKLIEFGGRAAEIAITLVFAGAFGNLIDRIFLGNVIDFIDFHFFPVFNVADSSISIGGAILFISFFIKRKS